The genomic DNA ACGCGGCGGCACTTCGGCACATAGCCGAGCGAGTCGAAGTCGCCCACAGCCATGTCGGGCACCGCACCAATGGCCTCGAGGTGCGCGAAGCCCGCGTCCACCGCGATGACATAGTCGAACTCCCCGGCCGCCTGGCGGGCCTTGAAGTCCTCCGCGTTGAAATCGACCGCCCCCACGAGCGCGCACGTAGCCATGTTCCACACTTTCCTTACCTTCGAGCCGTACCGATCGTGATAGAATACCATACGCGAGCGGGCCAGACGATCGCGCGCTTCGGCGTGAGGAAAGTCCGGGCTCCATAGGGCAAGATGCCAGCTAACGGCTGGGCGGGGCGACCCGACGGAAAGTGCCACAGAAAAGAAGACTCCCCCGCGAACACGCGCTTCGGCGCGCAGAAACGGGAGAAAAGCTGAAACGGTGCGGTAAGAGCGCACCAGCGCGCCGGCAACGGCGCGGCTTGGAAAACCCCATCTGGAGCAAGCGCAAATAGGAACGCGACACGGTTGCCCGCCGTACGTTCGGGTTGCGTGCTAGAGGCGTCTGGCGACAGGCGTTCGAGATAAATGGTCGTCCAACGACAGAACCCGGCTTACCGGCCCGCTCGCATTCTTTTTTTCCACGTTTTCCGTCACACTTCCGACATTCGACCGTCTAACCTATCGAAGGAAGGCATCGGGCGCATCGCAGAGCGCCCGGCCGACGACGAGACGAGCGGAAGCGCCCGGCGGGCCTTTCGCGGAAGGCGGCACCATGCATCGCGAAGAATTATCGAAAGAAGCGCAGCTCGACCTGGTGGACAAGGCCATCGTAGGCGACGGCCAGGCGTTGGAGGAACTGCTGCGGTCCACGAGCGGGCTCGTGTTCAACCTTGCGCTCAGGTTCCTGGGCACCGTCCACGACGCCGAGGACGCGAGCCAGGAGATCGCGGTCAAGATCATGACCCGGCTCTCGACGTTTCGCAAGGAGAGCGCGTTCTCCACATGGGTGTACCGCATCGCCGTGAACCACCTCAAGGACTGCCGCACGCATCAGTTCGCGAACGCCCCGTTCAGCTTCGAGATGTACGGGGCCGACATCGTCGACGAGCGCGCGAAGGACGTCCCCGACCTGTCCGAAGGGGTCGACCGCGGCATGCTGGCGCGTGAGCTGAAGCTGTCGTGCACGAACGTGATGCTGCAATGCCTCGACGCCGACAGCCGCTGCGCCTACGTGCTGGGCACCATGTTCAAGGTGGACAGCTCCACCGCGGCCGACGTGCTGGGCATCACGCCCGAGGCGTACCGCCAGCGCCTGTCGCGCGCCCGCAAGACGGTCGCCGAGTTTTTGGGCGCGTACTGCCAGCACGGCGGCGCGGAGACGTGCTCGTGCGAGCGGCGCGTGAACTTCGCCATCGCCACGCATCGGCTGGCCCCGCACAACCTGGAGTACCTCGAGCTCACCGAGGAGGAGCGCGCGCAGGACGCCTTCGTCGACGCCATGGACGAGATGGACGGCTACGCCAGCCTGTTCGACCGGCTTCCCTCCTACCGCCCCACGCCGCGCGCCAAGGAGCTGCTGGAAGCGTGCATGGGCACCGCCAGCTTCGACGCCGTGGTGAACGCCGGCAAGGAGGCCTCCCATGCCTAACGTCCTCATGCTGGATTTCCTGGCCGACCTGCGCGAGAACAATTCCCTCGACTGGATGCACGCCCACGAGAAGCGGAAGAAGGAGGCGCAGAACGCGTTTCTGGAGCTCGTGCAGGGCTGCATAGCCGACCTCGCGGAAACGGAGCCGTGCTTGGCGGCGCTCGATGCCAAGGACCTCGCGTTCCGCATCAACCGCGACACGCGGTTCAGCGACGACAAGTCGCCGTACAATCCGACGTTCCGTGCGCACATCTCCCCCGCCGGGCGCATGCCGGTGCCCGTGGGGTACTTCGTCAGCGTGACGCCGGGCGGGTCGTTCGCGGGAGGGGGCCTGTTCGCGCCGCACTTCAAGGACGCCACGCGCATGGTGCGCGACCGCATCGCGGCCGACCCGCAAGCCTTCCTCGACATCGTCGAGGCGCCGGGGTTCGCCGAGCGCTTCCGGTTCGTCGGCATGCCGCTGAAGAACGTGCCGAAGGGCTACGACCCGCAGAGCCCGGCCGCCGAGTACCTGAAGTGCAAGTGCTGGGCGGTGGAAGAGCACTTCGACGATGCCGTCGTCGCCGACGACGAGGCCTGCCGCCGCGCGCTGCTGGACAGCTTCGCAGCCATGAAGACGTTCAACGAGTACCTGAACGAGGCGCTGGAAGGCTTCGCGATGCCGACGCGCTAGGGCGGTTTGCGGCCCGGCCCCGTCGCATCCCGTTCGATTGGGCGCAAAACGATAGCCATGGCAAAGGCAGTCGAGGCTTCGCGGATGGTTCGGTATTGCGCGGGCACATAAGGCCTGGTCGCAGATTCCGCATACGAGGAATCTGCGACCAATGCCCCGCGTTTTCTGCCATAGGGTGCAATTCGCGCCCAACGTTTACCGGACGGTTCGCGATGCCAGGCCTGCGGAGCCGCATCGCAGAACCCTACGCCGGGAACAGCGTGTAGGCCCGTCCCTCGGCGGCCTCGTGCGGACGGATGCTCACGCCGAAGGCCCGCTCGATGGCGCCGGTTGCGAGCACCTCTTCCACCGTGCCGGCCGCCGCGGCGCGCCCGCGTTCCATGACCAGCAAACGGTCTGAGTAGCGCAGCGCCAGGTCGAGATCGTGGATGACCATGACGATGGTCTTGCCCGCCTCCTCGTTCAAGCGGCGGATCAGCTCCATCGTCTCGTGGCAGGCGCGGATGTCGAGGTAGGTGGTGGGCTCGTCGAGCACGATGAGGTCGGTGTCCTGCGCCAACGTCATGGCGATGAACGCTCGCTGGCGCTCGCCGCCCGACAGCCGCCTCAGCTCCTGCGTCCGGAACCGCGCGATGCCCGCAAGCTCGAGGGCGCGCTCCACGTGCTCGCGATCCTCGCGCGAGAGCTTCCCCTGATGCGCCTGGTACGGATAGCGCCCGCATGCTACGAGCGCCTCCACCGTCATCGCCGGCGGGCGGCTGGCCTGGGCCAGCACGGCCACGCGACGGGCGCGCGCCTTCGCCTTGAGCGACAGCGTGGGCACCCCGCCGACGCGCACCTCCCCCGCCTGCGGCCGCAGCAAGCCGTCGACGAGTTTGACCATCGTGGACTTCCCGCAGCCGTTCGGGCCGACGATGCTGGTCACCGCCCCATGCGAAAACATCGCGGAAAGCCCCCCGATGAACGGTTCCTTGCCGTAGGAGAACGACACCTCGCGAAGCTCGATGGCAGGAACACAGGGCTGCGCGACCTCTGCGGTCGAGGAGCCGAGGGCCGAGAGGTCCGCCGCGAGTTTCCCCGAGGGGACTTGCTTCGCGGTGCCGCGACGAGCCGAACAGCCCAGCGGGCTGTTCGTGCGAGCAGGACTGTTTGAGCGCCGGACCTCTCGGCCCTCGGCCCCGCAGGATGCAGGCGCATTATTCAAGGCTTCCCCTCCTGTTCTTCAAGATGAGGTAGATGAAGAAGGGGCCGCCGAGGAACGCCATGAGGATGCCCACCGGCACCTCGTAGGGTGCGAACAGCACGCGCGCCAGCAGGTCGCACACGACGACGAACGCCGCGCCCGACACGGCCGACAACGGCAGCACGATGCGGTTGTCGTGCCCGACGAAGAACCGCACGAGGTGCGGGATGATGAGCCCTACGAACCCCAGCAGGCCCGCGAAGCTGACGGCCGCGCCCGCCAGCACGGCGGCGAGGCCCAGCATGGCCAGCCGGCACGCGCCCACGTTCATGCCCAGCGCATGGGCCGTGTCGTCGCCGAGCGCCATGATGTTCAGCTTGCCCGCCGCAAGCAGAGCCGCGGCGAGGCCTGCCACGATGTAAACGGCGGGCCACCACAGGTCGTCCATGAGCACGCCGGCCAAACCGCCCACGAGGAACGCCGACGAGCCGATGTAGGCGTCGGGGTTCACGATGAGGATGGTGTTCATGCCCGCACCGAACACCGACGTGATGGCGATGCCCGCCAGCACCACGGTGAGCCTCGACGTGCTGGCGCCCAGCGAGATGCCGAAGATGATGAGCGCCGTGGCCAACGCGCCCGCAAATGCCGCGAGCGGCGGCAGCCAGAGCGCGCTGGGAAACACGCTGGCGGCGATCAGCACGAACAGCCCGGCGCCCGAGTTGATGCCGATGATGTTGGGGCTTGCCAGCGGGTTGTCCAGCACGGCCTGGATGATGGCGCCCGCCACGGCCAGCGCGCCTCCTGCCAGAAGCGCCGCCAGCACGCGCGGCAGGCGCACGTTCACGAGGATGCTCTTCGCCGACGCGCTCACGTCGCCGCCCGTGGCCCAGGCGACAAGATCGCCCAGGCTCACCGACGACGACCCCACGAGGAAGGCCGCCGCCGTCACCGCCGCCAGGACGGAGGCGGATACGGCGATTGCGAGCGGTGCGGCCTTTTCACGGTTGAACGAAGTCACCGGACGGCCTTCGCTTTACGCGTACAGAGCGTCGAACAGCACCTGGTAGCTCTGATCCCAGCGCTCGTTCGGCTTGTACTGGAACAGATGCGGGTCGAGCGTGACGTAACGGCCGTTCTGAACCGCATCGAGCGTCGACCAGGCGGGATTGGCAGCCGTTTGATCCTCGAGCGCCTTCATGGCGGCTGCGTCGTCATTGCCCATGGGCACCACGAAGATGTAGTCGGGGTTCATCTCGATGATCGATTCCAGGCTGAAATCCTTGAGCAGGCTGGGATTCTCGTCTGCCAGATTCTTGACGCCCAGATCGGCCAGCATGGCACCCGTCATCGTCGAGGACGCCTGCACGCGGGTGCCGCCCGAGAATGTGGTCAGCACCAGCGCCGTGGGCGCCTCGCCCGCAGGCACCTTGGCCGTGATCGCCTTGATGCGCTCGGACACGGCCTGGGCGTTCTGTTCGTAGAGATCGTCGCGTCCCGTGATGTCGCAGCAGGTGCGCAGCATGCGCTCGTAATCTGCGAACGTCGTCACCTGAAAGCACGCCACCGGGATGTTCGACGCTGCGAGCGCCGCCTTGAGGTCGGCCTGGTTCGAGTCGCCTCCGCGGCCGCCCGAGCCGCTCGTCATGATCACGAAGTCGGGCTCCAGCGCGATGATGGACTCGAGGTTCGGGTTCGAGAAGTCGCCCACCTTCTGCACGTTTTCGGACTTCAGATCGTAGTCGGACAACGTGAACGCATCATCGGATGCGCCCACGAGCGTGCCGCCCGCAAGCTCCCATATGCTGGCGAAACTGCCCATGCAGGCGACCACGCGCTGCGGATTGTCGACGGTCACCTCGGCGCCCGTGTCATCGGTGAACGTGACCGCTCCGGCCTGAGAGGCGGCCGGGGCTTCTGTTTGCGGAGCGCTTGCGTCAGCATCGGCGTTCGGCTGAGCAGCCGAGCAGCCGGCAAGCATCATCGTCGCAGCAAGGGACGCGGCGACGGCGGTGGGAACGATGCGTTTTGAGATGGTGGTCATGAACAGGGTCCTTTCGGGTTGGGTGCTGCAGCTTGCAGGTCTAGCGAAGTCAGCGAGGGGCGCCCTGGTGCCCGAGATCGTGGGGAGGGCGAGGGCGAAGCGTACTTCGGTACGCGAGCCCTCGGCCTCCCCACGAGATCGGGTGCCAGGGAGCCCCGCAGCGTCGGCACGTTGCGTCGGCCGTCAGGCCGACGCAACCAACGAGTTGCCGTGGGCGCAGTAGTCGTCTTGAGCGAGGATGTCGCCGTCGTGGTAGTAGGCGGCGCGGGCGCGACAGCCGCCACAGCCTTGCGCGTAGTCGCAGGTGCCGCACGAGCCGGAGTACGCCTGCGTGCGCAGCTTCTCGAACACGGGGCTCGACGCCCAGATTTCATCGAAGGGAGTCTCGCGCACGTCGCCCGCCTCCTCGGTCATGTAGGCGCAGGGACGCACGATGCCCTCGCTGCCGATGACGCAGTACGTGAGGCCCGCCAGGCAGCCGCGCTCGAAGCGCGTGTCCACGCCAAGCTGCTTCGCCACGCGCGTGAACTGGGGCGCGCACGTAGGCTTCACGTCGATCGGCACCTCGGCCGCCTTGCGCATGATATCGTTCAGCAGCTTCTCGTTCTCCAGCACCTCGAGCGACGTCTCCTGGATGAACTTGCCGCGGCCCACGGGGATGAGGAAGAACACGTAGTGGGCCATCGCGCCGATCTCGACGGCGAAGTCGGTGATGGCGCACACCTCGTCGCGGTTCCAATCCACCACGGTGGTGTGCAGCTGGAACGGCAGGCCGGCCTGCTTGCAGGCCTCGATGCCCGCCATCGTGAGATCGTAGGCGCGCTCGAGCCCGCGGAAGCGGTCGTGCTTGGCCGCGTCGAGGCTGTCCACCGAGATGCCCATGGCGCAGGCCCCGGCCTCTTTCAGACGCAGCGCGACTTCAGGCGTGATGAGCGTTCCGTTCGAGCCGAACACGGGACGCAGCCCGGCGCGCGCGGCATGCGCCACGAGCTCGTAGATATCGGGGCGCATGAGCGGCTCGCCCCCCGAGAAGATCATCACCTTGAAGCCGGCGCGGGCGATCTCGTCGATCATCTTCTTGCCCTCGTCGGTCGAGAGCTCCCGGTCGGTGGCCTCCTCGGCGTCCTGGTAGCAATGGACGCATTTGAGGTTGCACTTGTTCGTCGTCATCCACGACACGAGCATGGGCGTATCCTTTCTTCGGTGCGGCAGGCCTTGGTCGGCGGCGCTGCCGTGGTTGCTGGAGCCGAACGAGGGTATGACGTGCCGTGCGGGAGCCGCAAAGGGAGGGAGGAGAGATGAGGTTTGCGGCGCCCGCACGGCGCCGAGATCGCGGCTTAGTCGGCCGGATCGGGGTGGGAACGGTACGAGGCGACGATGGCCTCCAGGTGGTCGAACACCGCTTGGCGCAGCTCGTCGAACGATCCGTCGCCGCCTGCGTGCGGGGCGATGTTCTCCATGAGGATGAAGTTCTGCTCGGTGCGCGCCGTGTCCTGCTCCATGTCCAAGTCGAGGTAGCGTTTGGCCAGCTCGCGGTTGCGCTCGCTGTCCACGGGCTCGCCGGCGGGCATGAGGCGGATGGTGTCGGCGATCAGCTCGTGCCACTTCGACACGGACTCGCCGCGCGCCACCTGCTCCTCGACGGCCTCCTCGGCGGCCGGCGCGTCGTCGCGGATGCAGGTGAGGCGCCAGAAGAACTGGCTCTCGCCCTGGCAGCGCTCGATAGTGTCGGCCATGGCTTCCCAGTTCACGGACGACTCGGCAAGCGATTCGTCGTGCAGGGAGCGCAGCGTGGTCATACGCTTGAACAGCGATTGGAACTGCTCCTCGATGGCGTCCATCTGCTCGTCGGCCAGCTCCTGCAACGCGGCCGACTCCCGGTAAAGAGCTGCATCGGATTTGATCTGGGCCAGCGACAGCCCGAGGTACTTCAAGGTCAGAATGCGATACAGGTCTTTCACGTTGTCGTCGGTGTACAGACGCTGGTTCTGCGGGCCCTTCGCCGACGGCGACAGCAGGCCCTGCTGGTCGTAGTACTGGATGGTGCGCACCGTCACGCCGGCGCGCCGCGCCAACTCGCCGATAGTCAGGTAGTTCCGATCGGTCATGGATGCTCCTCTGCGACCTCCGCGAACACGGCCGCCGCACGCTCGTCTCTCGTCTTGCCGCGCGCCCCCGCGCGCTCGAACTGCAACCGAGCATACGCGATGACGCTACGTCACCGTCAACGGTCTACAGAAGATAGCGACAAAAATCGGGGAAATCCCTACGCGCGGGAGGGCAATCGCGCGCGCCGGCACCCCTTCCTACGCGCAAAAAAACGCGCCCCCGGGAGGGGGCGCGTTCGTCGTTGCCGAGCACGCGACGCTCGAGCCTGCGGCTGCGTTAGTCGATTTCCTCGAACTCGAAGGCATCGTCGGCATCGCCGAAGCCGGACAGGTCCTTCTCGACGCCCGAGGGCATCGGCGTGGCCGGGGCGGCCACCACGGCGCCCGTCGCCTGGGGCACGGAGTACGCGCCGGCGCCGTCGCGGTTGATGGGAGCCTGGGCCGGAGCCGTCACACGGCCCGTAGCGGTGGTCTCGACCACGTCGATCGTGCGCGCATGGGCGCTGACCGGCAGGGAAGCGGGCATCTCGCCGCCGATCTCGGCCAGCTTGCGCGTAGCGTCACCGATGAAGTCGGTGAGCAGGTCCCGGTAGTCCTCGCGCACGTCCTCGCGGTCGTCCTCGAGCTTCTTGATGGCGTCGAGCACCTTCTGACGCTCGGCTTCCGCCTTGTCCACGATGCGCGTGCCCTCGTCCTCGGCATCTTTGATGGTGGCCGCTGCCTGGGCATTCGCGTTCGCGATGATCTCGTCTGCAGAACGCTGCGCGATGATGAGAGCCTGCGCGATGGCGTTGTCGTCGGCCTTTTTGGCCTCGAGCTGGCGCTCCAAATCGGCGATGCGCGCGTCCTTCTCGGCCAGCGCGGCATCGTCCGTCACGACGACGGGAGCTTCGACGCGAGCCGGCGTGTCGAAGCCTTCGAACTTACGATCGTCCAGCTGGTTCTCGAGTTGGGCGATCTGGGCGTTCATGCCGTCGATCTCGTCGGCGACATGCTCGAGGAACACATCGACTTCGTCGACGTCGTAGCCTTTGCGATCGATCGAGAAGCTCTGGTTGTGTATCTCAGCCGAGGTGATAGCCATCTGTAGTCCCTTCGTCTTGTTCGCACGCGAACACGATTCTACGCATTAAAACAAGTTTATCAGTAAACGTACTCCAAATTGTAATACAAGCAGGGCGATGATGGGCGTAACGTCCACCATACCTCCAAGCGGGGGTATCAGCTTCCTGAAGAGGTTGAGATACGGGTCGCACACTTTGGCCAGTACCCGGTTGATGTCCGCCAAGATGCCACGGTCGGTGGGAAACCACGACATGAGCACGTAGACGAACAGCACCATACTGTACGCATCGGCAAGCGACACGATGAGGTATTTGATGCTCAACATGCGTTCTACTCCTTAGAACGTCGGGCGGCGGCAGCCGCGCCGGCGAAGAATCGAATACGGGATCACAGCACGCCCTGCCCGCGCAGGCTCATGCGCTCGGCATCGGTGAGCGCAGCACCGCGCGAGATGACGAACACCTTGTCGGCCACGCAGTCCACGCTGGCGTCGAGAGCGCTCGACACGCCGAACGAGAAGTCGAGGATGCGCTTCGACAGATTGTCGGGCGTGTTGCGCAGCGCGAGCACCACCAC from Eggerthella lenta DSM 2243 includes the following:
- a CDS encoding RNA polymerase sigma factor produces the protein MHREELSKEAQLDLVDKAIVGDGQALEELLRSTSGLVFNLALRFLGTVHDAEDASQEIAVKIMTRLSTFRKESAFSTWVYRIAVNHLKDCRTHQFANAPFSFEMYGADIVDERAKDVPDLSEGVDRGMLARELKLSCTNVMLQCLDADSRCAYVLGTMFKVDSSTAADVLGITPEAYRQRLSRARKTVAEFLGAYCQHGGAETCSCERRVNFAIATHRLAPHNLEYLELTEEERAQDAFVDAMDEMDGYASLFDRLPSYRPTPRAKELLEACMGTASFDAVVNAGKEASHA
- a CDS encoding DUF2461 domain-containing protein; translated protein: MPNVLMLDFLADLRENNSLDWMHAHEKRKKEAQNAFLELVQGCIADLAETEPCLAALDAKDLAFRINRDTRFSDDKSPYNPTFRAHISPAGRMPVPVGYFVSVTPGGSFAGGGLFAPHFKDATRMVRDRIAADPQAFLDIVEAPGFAERFRFVGMPLKNVPKGYDPQSPAAEYLKCKCWAVEEHFDDAVVADDEACRRALLDSFAAMKTFNEYLNEALEGFAMPTR
- a CDS encoding ABC transporter ATP-binding protein → MFSHGAVTSIVGPNGCGKSTMVKLVDGLLRPQAGEVRVGGVPTLSLKAKARARRVAVLAQASRPPAMTVEALVACGRYPYQAHQGKLSREDREHVERALELAGIARFRTQELRRLSGGERQRAFIAMTLAQDTDLIVLDEPTTYLDIRACHETMELIRRLNEEAGKTIVMVIHDLDLALRYSDRLLVMERGRAAAAGTVEEVLATGAIERAFGVSIRPHEAAEGRAYTLFPA
- a CDS encoding FecCD family ABC transporter permease, which produces MTSFNREKAAPLAIAVSASVLAAVTAAAFLVGSSSVSLGDLVAWATGGDVSASAKSILVNVRLPRVLAALLAGGALAVAGAIIQAVLDNPLASPNIIGINSGAGLFVLIAASVFPSALWLPPLAAFAGALATALIIFGISLGASTSRLTVVLAGIAITSVFGAGMNTILIVNPDAYIGSSAFLVGGLAGVLMDDLWWPAVYIVAGLAAALLAAGKLNIMALGDDTAHALGMNVGACRLAMLGLAAVLAGAAVSFAGLLGFVGLIIPHLVRFFVGHDNRIVLPLSAVSGAAFVVVCDLLARVLFAPYEVPVGILMAFLGGPFFIYLILKNRRGSLE
- a CDS encoding ABC transporter substrate-binding protein, producing MTTISKRIVPTAVAASLAATMMLAGCSAAQPNADADASAPQTEAPAASQAGAVTFTDDTGAEVTVDNPQRVVACMGSFASIWELAGGTLVGASDDAFTLSDYDLKSENVQKVGDFSNPNLESIIALEPDFVIMTSGSGGRGGDSNQADLKAALAASNIPVACFQVTTFADYERMLRTCCDITGRDDLYEQNAQAVSERIKAITAKVPAGEAPTALVLTTFSGGTRVQASSTMTGAMLADLGVKNLADENPSLLKDFSLESIIEMNPDYIFVVPMGNDDAAAMKALEDQTAANPAWSTLDAVQNGRYVTLDPHLFQYKPNERWDQSYQVLFDALYA
- the nirJ2 gene encoding putative heme d1 biosynthesis radical SAM protein NirJ2; translated protein: MLVSWMTTNKCNLKCVHCYQDAEEATDRELSTDEGKKMIDEIARAGFKVMIFSGGEPLMRPDIYELVAHAARAGLRPVFGSNGTLITPEVALRLKEAGACAMGISVDSLDAAKHDRFRGLERAYDLTMAGIEACKQAGLPFQLHTTVVDWNRDEVCAITDFAVEIGAMAHYVFFLIPVGRGKFIQETSLEVLENEKLLNDIMRKAAEVPIDVKPTCAPQFTRVAKQLGVDTRFERGCLAGLTYCVIGSEGIVRPCAYMTEEAGDVRETPFDEIWASSPVFEKLRTQAYSGSCGTCDYAQGCGGCRARAAYYHDGDILAQDDYCAHGNSLVASA
- a CDS encoding MerR family transcriptional regulator, encoding MTDRNYLTIGELARRAGVTVRTIQYYDQQGLLSPSAKGPQNQRLYTDDNVKDLYRILTLKYLGLSLAQIKSDAALYRESAALQELADEQMDAIEEQFQSLFKRMTTLRSLHDESLAESSVNWEAMADTIERCQGESQFFWRLTCIRDDAPAAEEAVEEQVARGESVSKWHELIADTIRLMPAGEPVDSERNRELAKRYLDLDMEQDTARTEQNFILMENIAPHAGGDGSFDELRQAVFDHLEAIVASYRSHPDPAD
- a CDS encoding DivIVA domain-containing protein codes for the protein MAITSAEIHNQSFSIDRKGYDVDEVDVFLEHVADEIDGMNAQIAQLENQLDDRKFEGFDTPARVEAPVVVTDDAALAEKDARIADLERQLEAKKADDNAIAQALIIAQRSADEIIANANAQAAATIKDAEDEGTRIVDKAEAERQKVLDAIKKLEDDREDVREDYRDLLTDFIGDATRKLAEIGGEMPASLPVSAHARTIDVVETTATGRVTAPAQAPINRDGAGAYSVPQATGAVVAAPATPMPSGVEKDLSGFGDADDAFEFEEID
- a CDS encoding YggT family protein, which gives rise to MLSIKYLIVSLADAYSMVLFVYVLMSWFPTDRGILADINRVLAKVCDPYLNLFRKLIPPLGGMVDVTPIIALLVLQFGVRLLINLF